From the bacterium genome, the window TCATGAAATCCGGCCGGCAGATGGCGCAGATCTCATCGATTACCCGGAGATTAAAGGCGACAAGATCCTCATTCATCCTATGCATCAATTCGGGCTGATCATAGAATGCATAGAGATGGGGCTCAATGCCCATCAAGGTGCGCGGATACCAGAAAAATCCTTCCAGAGTAAACCAGAGGATATCCCCATCCTTCCGTTGACGCCGGGCCCAATCCTCCCACCGTGCCACATCGATCAGAGGGCCGGTCTTGGGATAAAGCAAGGGGCGTAACGCCTCGTACTCGTCGGCTGTCTGCACAACCGGGGCACCATGTAACGCTGGTTGGGGGCAACGCCACTTGTGCGGCGCGATCCAGTCCTGATAGTTGACGTCCATCCCGAAATAGCGATAGATCCCCTGCCGATCCAATCCGACAGGTAGCCCTTCGCCTTCCCAGCGTCGGATAGTCAAATCCCACCAGGACGCCCATTCCAGAATGGGCAATCGGGCGAAAAGATCATTCAAATCTCGACTGATTGCGGGTTCAACGACCTGAGCCATTTCAACCGCTGTTTCCGGCGATTCTGCGGTCTCACCCCGATGGCCTATCGACGACGCTGAAATCCCATCTCGCTATTGTCCACTACTAAACGGCCTGTTATGATCCTGCCATGAAACGTTTTGAACTCTCTGACTGGCCCGCGCTTGCGGAGTCCCTGCGACGCCCCTACCAGAACACCTATTATGCCATGTATTCCAGCGTTTACGGCGGTATTGTGACGGATCCCCGCCTGATGCTGATCCCCATTGACGACCACATGGTTCATCGGGGGGACGGCGTTTTCGAGGCACTGAAATCCGTTGACGGGAACATTTATAACCTGAACGCCCATTTGGATCGTCTCGTCAACTCGGCACGTGGAATTGCGTTAAATTTACCCGTCAGTTTAACTGAATTAAAACAGATTCTCATTGAAACCGCCCTGGTTGCCAGTCAGCCCACCAGTATGATCCGGATTTATGTCTCTCGCGGACCAGGCGGCTTTGGGGTCAATCCCTATGAATGCCCGTCCGCCCAACTCTATGTCGTAATCACCGCACTCGGGACGCCGTTCATGACTCTTCATCCCGAAGGAGCCCGGCTCTGCACGAGTGCCATCCCCGCCAAATCGGCCGATATGGCTAAAATCAAAAACTGCAACTATGCGCCCAATGTGCTGATGAAAAAGGAGGCCGTGGACCGGAAATTCGATTTTTCAATGGGGTTTGATGAACGTGGATTTCTCACAGAAGGCGCCACTGAAAACATGGGCATCGTCTCGTATGACAACCGCCTGCTGTTCCCCAATCTTGACCGCATTCTCACAGGCACCACCATGCTCAGGACTATGGCGCTTTCGCAAGAACTCGTTCGTGACGGCCTTCTGAGCTATTCGGGATTGGCTGACATCACCCTGACGGATATTTTTTCCGCCCGCGAACTGATCATTGCTGGCACCACCCTGAATGTGGTGGCGGGCGTGGAGTTTGATGGACGCCCGATTGGGACAGGTAAACCTGGCCCCATTTATCAACGTCTTGCCGCACTGCTGGAAAATGACATGCGTAAAAACCCCGCCGTACTCACCCCGCTTAAAGGAACTTCAACCTGATGATTGATACAATTCACCATTGGATTATCGAAGCTAACGGCTTTCTATGGGGCCCCCCCATGCTGATTTTACTTTTCGGAACCCACATCTTTTTAACCCTCCGTACAGGGTTTATGCAAAGACATCTGGTCAAGGCCCTGAAGCTGTCAGTGACGAAAGAAAAGAATGCCATTGGCGACATATCACCCTATGCAGCTTTGACCACGGCTCTCGCGGCCACCATCGGAACGGGTAATATCGTAGGCGTTGCCACGGCAGTGGCTTTGGGCGGTCCCGGCGCCGTATTATGGATGTGGCTCACGGGGGTCCTGGGAATGGCGACCAAATACTCAGAAGCGCTGCTGGCTGTCAAATACCGGGTCCAGACAGCAGATGGTTCCATGCTGGGGGGACCGATGTATGCGCTCGAAAAAGGGCTCGGCCTTAAGTGGCTGGGTCTATTATTTGCCTTTTTCACCGTGGTTGCCTCATTTGGCATCGGCAATATGGTTCAAGCTAACTCGATTGCCTCATTGGCACAAGAAACGTTGCATACCCCGCCCCATGTGGTTGGGTTAATTCTTAGTGCTCTGACCGCTCTGGTCATTCTCGGCGGTATCCGGTCTATCTCGATTTGTTGTGAATTTTTAGTTCCTTTTATGGCCATCTTTTATGTTGTCGGCTGTTCACTGATCCTATATGCCAATTCCGCCTTCATTTTCCCTGCACTAAAACTGATTGTGGATTCTGCCTTTTCCACCACCGCCGCAGGGGGTGGATTTGTGGGGGCTACGATCGTTATGGCCGCACGCTTTGGTGTTGCAAGGGGCCTGTTTTCAAATGAATCCGGTATGGGATCCGCACCCATTGCGGCGGCCGCTGCACAGTCCCGTAATCCTGTGCGACAGGCTTTGGTTTCATCCACGGGAACGTTCTGGGACACAGTAGTAATCTGTGCGATAACAGGACTGGTGATCGTCACCAGTGTAATGAAATCCCCTGTGGCACTATCCGGACTCAAAGGCGGGGCCTTGACTAAAGCCGCCTTCGAGTCTTTACCTGGCATTGGCCCTATCGTACTAACGGTGGGACTTCTCACGTTTGTCTTTTCCACCATTTTAGGCTGGTCATATTACGGGGAACGATGTGCTGAATATCTTTGGGGCAAAAAAACAATCCTACCCTACCGGATTTTATGGGTACTTGCAGTCTATGCCGGATCTGTATTATCCCT encodes:
- a CDS encoding uroporphyrinogen decarboxylase family protein, producing MAQVVEPAISRDLNDLFARLPILEWASWWDLTIRRWEGEGLPVGLDRQGIYRYFGMDVNYQDWIAPHKWRCPQPALHGAPVVQTADEYEALRPLLYPKTGPLIDVARWEDWARRQRKDGDILWFTLEGFFWYPRTLMGIEPHLYAFYDQPELMHRMNEDLVAFNLRVIDEICAICRPDFMTFAEVLSYNNGPMLSEEQFDEFLLPSYQHVVPRLKGYGVRVIVDSDGNITKPAPWFDRAGIEGILPLERQAGVDLNILRERHPKQLYVGAFDKMVMHHGEAALRAEFERLMPVARQGGFVISVDHQTPPAVSLEDYRLFLRLFNEYAMQV
- a CDS encoding helix-turn-helix transcriptional regulator; protein product: MSHFNRCFRRFCGLTPMAYRRR
- a CDS encoding aminotransferase class IV, whose protein sequence is MKRFELSDWPALAESLRRPYQNTYYAMYSSVYGGIVTDPRLMLIPIDDHMVHRGDGVFEALKSVDGNIYNLNAHLDRLVNSARGIALNLPVSLTELKQILIETALVASQPTSMIRIYVSRGPGGFGVNPYECPSAQLYVVITALGTPFMTLHPEGARLCTSAIPAKSADMAKIKNCNYAPNVLMKKEAVDRKFDFSMGFDERGFLTEGATENMGIVSYDNRLLFPNLDRILTGTTMLRTMALSQELVRDGLLSYSGLADITLTDIFSARELIIAGTTLNVVAGVEFDGRPIGTGKPGPIYQRLAALLENDMRKNPAVLTPLKGTST
- a CDS encoding sodium:alanine symporter family protein; amino-acid sequence: MDTIHHWIIEANGFLWGPPMLILLFGTHIFLTLRTGFMQRHLVKALKLSVTKEKNAIGDISPYAALTTALAATIGTGNIVGVATAVALGGPGAVLWMWLTGVLGMATKYSEALLAVKYRVQTADGSMLGGPMYALEKGLGLKWLGLLFAFFTVVASFGIGNMVQANSIASLAQETLHTPPHVVGLILSALTALVILGGIRSISICCEFLVPFMAIFYVVGCSLILYANSAFIFPALKLIVDSAFSTTAAGGGFVGATIVMAARFGVARGLFSNESGMGSAPIAAAAAQSRNPVRQALVSSTGTFWDTVVICAITGLVIVTSVMKSPVALSGLKGGALTKAAFESLPGIGPIVLTVGLLTFVFSTILGWSYYGERCAEYLWGKKTILPYRILWVLAVYAGSVLSLQFVWDFSDMANAMMAIPNLISLLLLSGVIASETRKYLREGHLDDATSTATETAGIKGKV